In Canis lupus baileyi chromosome X, mCanLup2.hap1, whole genome shotgun sequence, one DNA window encodes the following:
- the LOC140628482 gene encoding small ribosomal subunit protein eS27-like gives MPLAKDLLRLPLEEEKRKHKKKHLVQSPNSYFINVKCPGCYKITTVFSHAQIVVLCVSCSTILCQPTGGKARLTEGCSSGGSSTKSSLNQDEWDTIPINRFWIKKIKIMKK, from the coding sequence ATGCCCCTTGCGAAGGATCTCCTGCGCCTGCCcctggaagaggagaagaggaagcacaAGAAGAAACACCTGGTGCAGAGCCCCAACTCCTACTTCATCAACGTGAAATGCCCAGGATGCTACAAAATCACCACCGTCTTCAGCCATGCACAGATAGTAGTTCTGTGTGTCAGCTGCTCTACCATCCTCTGCCAGCCCACGGGAGGAAAAGCAAGGCTTACAGAAGGATGCTCTTCAGGTGGAAGCAGCACTAAAAGCTCCCTGAATCAAGATGAGTGGGACACTATCCCAATAAACAGAttttggataaaaaaaataaaaataatgaaaaaataa